The Flavobacteriales bacterium nucleotide sequence TGGATTCCAGTTCCAACTCAAGAATCAAGAAACTCGTTGTCGGATTCGGATAAATGCGAATTCCGTCTAGTTTGTTCTCTTTCAACGTGACTGCTGAAGTACCCAATACTAATATGTCATCAATTCCAAGTAAGTTGTCATCTTGAGAGTCATGCACAATGGCCAGATACAGCGTATCGTGAGTGTAAGCCGGAAACGATATCACATCCGGACGCCAAAGCTCTCCAATATAAGCTGTGCTATCCATGTTGGCCGGAAGCTGGATGTGTTGACCATCAATTCCATGTATATCTCCGCCCAAAGAAAATTCAAACCAACTATAAGTCGGTACAGGCCCCATTCCAGATGAATCTGAAGCAGGCCCGACATGCTCAGAGAGTTGCTTTATAGTGTAGAAATCTTCGGGGTCGCGTCCGGTAGAACTGTACATCACACGGTACCCATCAAGGTATTGCGGAGCTTGACGTGGGGCGGACTTCCATTCGATCAAAATGGTTTCACCTTGAGCGGGCAATATAAGTGGTGAAATGAGCCAATTCTCGGTCCGTATGCTTGGATTCGACAACCAACTGCTCGATTGCATAACCCTATTTCCCGAATCAATAGATGAAAACGCAAATGCCGGAAACCATGCATTTGGTCTATTAATTGCGTCTTGAGCTGAGTCCAGATCCAAATTAAGCCACAAATTGAGAGGAGCATTTATGGAATCTGATACTTCGAAATCCAAAAAAAGAGGATTCTCGAAATCCTGCCAAAGCAAGGTGTCAATCTGGCTAAACGAAACTAATGGCGATATATATAGAATAACGAGAATAAAGCTCCTCATATAAGAATGATTCATTGATTAGTCGATACTAGCAAAGGTATCAACAATCTTAATATCGAAAGGACT carries:
- a CDS encoding choice-of-anchor J domain-containing protein; translation: MDFEVSDSINAPLNLWLNLDLDSAQDAINRPNAWFPAFAFSSIDSGNRVMQSSSWLSNPSIRTENWLISPLILPAQGETILIEWKSAPRQAPQYLDGYRVMYSSTGRDPEDFYTIKQLSEHVGPASDSSGMGPVPTYSWFEFSLGGDIHGIDGQHIQLPANMDSTAYIGELWRPDVISFPAYTHDTLYLAIVHDSQDDNLLGIDDILVLGTSAVTLKENKLDGIRIYPNPTTSFLILELELESMSEPIVLFDALGRSFHVPMTRSEKGIKLDLRKLTSGVYWIRFDQSYVSFVRE